The following coding sequences are from one Campylobacter sp. RM16187 window:
- the dcuC gene encoding C4-dicarboxylate transporter DcuC, which yields MLGVIIGSAVLFIVGWAIIKGKYAPLTLFLSGVFMLICSIVLQTGKFMPKKATPTGNEYLDIVEYIRYMFSDRMADLGLLIMFMVGFATYMTHIGANSAFVSLTTGRLSKIKSPYFMIFVAFAIAKLISMVITSAAGLGVLCLALLGPILISLGLNKLTVGSICCMSGAASMVLIGASTAASAKATSLSLLDYVFLYKIPAALPTSIVIGIALVFWNRYLDKKEGWVCSEHVGESIEFDEATKPPTATAPKIYAILPFLPMILVVVFSEYCLKSIKLNISAIILLSVIIAMCFETIRHGFKFEPLAEGLKVFLQAMGRSLSGVVALIIAAGVFAQGFKSLGMLDSIVSLANTLGLGGFGMSVVFVLITTVVAIIAGSNGASFYPLVELAPQIATKLNVSSVMLVLPMHQASTIARPLSPVAGVVVAIAGMLKCNPLSLVKRCSVPAILGLISHHIFVFLLVL from the coding sequence ATGCTTGGCGTTATCATCGGTTCGGCAGTGCTATTTATCGTCGGTTGGGCGATTATCAAGGGTAAATACGCACCGCTTACGCTGTTTTTATCGGGCGTATTTATGCTTATTTGCTCTATAGTTCTTCAAACGGGCAAATTTATGCCTAAAAAGGCCACGCCTACGGGCAACGAGTACCTAGACATCGTAGAGTACATCCGCTATATGTTTTCAGACCGCATGGCTGATCTTGGGCTTCTTATCATGTTTATGGTCGGTTTTGCCACTTACATGACGCATATCGGAGCAAACAGTGCTTTCGTCTCGCTTACCACGGGAAGGCTATCAAAGATCAAAAGCCCCTATTTTATGATATTTGTCGCATTTGCCATAGCAAAGCTCATAAGCATGGTCATCACAAGTGCCGCAGGTCTTGGCGTGCTTTGCCTTGCGCTTCTTGGACCTATCCTAATCTCGCTTGGGTTAAACAAACTCACAGTAGGCTCGATCTGCTGCATGTCAGGTGCCGCTTCGATGGTGCTCATAGGCGCTTCAACCGCTGCTTCGGCTAAAGCCACTTCGCTTTCGCTGCTTGATTATGTCTTTTTGTACAAAATTCCGGCCGCGCTTCCAACCTCTATCGTTATCGGCATAGCGCTAGTTTTTTGGAATAGATACTTGGATAAAAAAGAGGGCTGGGTATGCAGCGAGCATGTCGGAGAGAGCATAGAATTTGACGAAGCTACAAAGCCACCTACTGCGACCGCACCTAAAATTTATGCGATTTTGCCGTTTTTACCGATGATTTTAGTGGTTGTCTTTTCAGAATACTGCCTCAAATCAATCAAACTAAACATCTCAGCCATCATCCTACTCTCAGTCATCATCGCGATGTGCTTTGAGACTATCAGGCATGGATTTAAATTTGAGCCGCTAGCAGAGGGGCTAAAAGTCTTTTTGCAAGCCATGGGGCGCAGTTTAAGCGGAGTGGTTGCTCTCATCATCGCAGCAGGAGTCTTTGCTCAAGGATTTAAATCCCTTGGCATGCTTGATAGCATTGTAAGTCTTGCAAATACGCTTGGGCTTGGAGGATTTGGCATGTCGGTCGTGTTTGTGCTCATCACAACCGTGGTCGCCATTATCGCAGGCTCAAACGGAGCTAGCTTTTATCCTCTTGTCGAGCTTGCACCGCAAATCGCAACCAAATTAAACGTAAGCTCGGTGATGCTAGTTCTTCCTATGCATCAAGCCTCAACCATCGCGCGTCCGCTCTCGCCTGTCGCAGGTGTGGTCGTAGCCATCGCAGGTATGCTTAAGTGCAACCCGCTAAGCCTCGTGAAACGCTGCTCGGTCCCTGCGATACTAGGACTTATCAGCCATCATATATTTGTATTTCTACTTGTGCTTTAA
- a CDS encoding SCO family protein, whose protein sequence is MKLFSSIVVFIMIISAGVFLGLKYANGGVYNFSAKSINGDVTLKSFDGKYKIIYFGFGSCPDVCPATLGLVSSVLGELKRDDIIVLFITLDPERDTPETMDEYAKYFYPNSYGLVVDNLKKVTATYGAKYKKIRLEKSAMDYSVAHSSSIYLLDKKGKLVSEVSNLTIENIRDSIKELVKN, encoded by the coding sequence ATGAAGCTTTTTTCTTCGATCGTCGTGTTTATCATGATAATTTCCGCCGGAGTCTTTCTAGGGCTTAAATATGCAAACGGCGGAGTTTATAACTTTAGCGCTAAGAGCATAAACGGCGATGTGACGTTAAAAAGCTTTGATGGCAAGTACAAAATCATCTATTTTGGATTTGGCTCCTGTCCTGACGTCTGCCCTGCTACTCTTGGGCTCGTTAGCAGCGTGCTTGGCGAGCTTAAAAGAGATGATATCATAGTGCTTTTTATCACGCTTGATCCTGAGCGCGATACGCCTGAGACGATGGATGAATACGCTAAATACTTCTATCCGAACTCATATGGTTTAGTAGTGGATAATCTAAAAAAAGTTACCGCTACCTACGGAGCCAAATACAAAAAGATAAGGCTTGAAAAATCAGCCATGGACTACTCCGTAGCTCACAGCTCGTCTATATATCTGCTTGATAAAAAGGGTAAGTTGGTAAGTGAAGTTTCAAATTTAACGATAGAAAATATAAGAGATAGTATCAAAGAGCTGGTAAAAAACTAA
- a CDS encoding copper chaperone PCu(A)C, producing the protein MKKTLSALALVATFCAANAADIEVSNAFAKATPPHVKNSAAFMDIKNNTDKAVKLIAASSNISKTAELHTHKHADGMMQMIQVDDIEIPAKSEVSLKPGGLHVMFMNIFAPVKEGDKIDVTLEFDNGSKIELKDVVAKPVMKKESMHKH; encoded by the coding sequence ATGAAAAAAACGTTATCAGCCTTGGCTTTAGTTGCGACTTTTTGCGCGGCAAATGCGGCAGACATTGAGGTTTCAAACGCTTTTGCAAAAGCCACTCCTCCGCACGTGAAAAATAGCGCTGCATTTATGGATATCAAAAATAATACCGATAAAGCCGTAAAGCTTATAGCAGCCAGCTCAAATATCTCAAAAACAGCCGAGCTGCACACTCATAAGCACGCAGACGGCATGATGCAGATGATTCAGGTTGATGATATAGAAATTCCTGCTAAAAGCGAAGTGAGCTTAAAACCGGGTGGGCTTCACGTGATGTTTATGAATATATTTGCACCTGTTAAAGAAGGCGATAAGATAGACGTGACGCTTGAATTTGACAACGGCTCAAAAATCGAACTTAAAGACGTAGTCGCTAAGCCGGTCATGAAAAAAGAAAGCATGCATAAGCACTAA
- a CDS encoding L,D-transpeptidase family protein produces the protein MKKLFIYCMLAVFAFANTENLKEISYWKDKFVGKDLKFGYYEAKTTIITVNKYTKDMRTFFYEDGVLAEKFTQNVITGKKGDKQKEGDLKTPVGLYDITSRFTPPDRYYGPLAFELSYPNLLDKISKKTGSGIWIHGFPMDGRRDNEVRTRGCVAMDNDRLLKFGKVIEDNGLVLIDERHDTLANDDDIAFVMAFVFKWKSAWRKNDIDKYLKFYSKDFVRFDGMNFGEFVKFKKRIFAKNEQKEIKFSNFAVTPYPNEQNLKIYRVVFHEDYSAPSHKFSGKKELYVRLESGKAKIITER, from the coding sequence TTGAAAAAATTATTTATATATTGCATGCTAGCTGTTTTTGCCTTCGCAAACACTGAAAATTTAAAAGAGATTAGCTACTGGAAGGATAAATTTGTCGGCAAGGATCTGAAATTTGGCTACTATGAAGCAAAAACTACGATAATAACTGTAAATAAATACACTAAAGATATGCGGACATTTTTTTACGAAGATGGCGTTTTGGCAGAGAAATTTACTCAAAATGTAATTACGGGCAAAAAGGGCGATAAGCAAAAAGAGGGCGATTTGAAAACCCCTGTTGGCTTATATGACATAACTAGCCGATTTACTCCGCCTGACCGCTACTACGGGCCGCTTGCGTTTGAGCTTTCGTATCCGAATTTGCTTGATAAAATTTCTAAAAAAACTGGCAGCGGTATCTGGATACACGGCTTTCCGATGGATGGTAGGCGCGATAATGAAGTTAGAACCAGAGGCTGCGTAGCGATGGATAACGATAGGCTTTTAAAATTCGGCAAGGTTATAGAAGATAACGGTTTGGTTCTTATAGACGAGAGGCATGACACGCTTGCAAATGATGATGATATCGCTTTTGTGATGGCTTTTGTGTTTAAGTGGAAAAGCGCTTGGAGAAAAAACGACATAGATAAGTATCTGAAATTTTATTCTAAGGATTTTGTGCGGTTTGACGGGATGAACTTTGGCGAATTTGTCAAATTTAAAAAGAGAATTTTTGCCAAAAACGAGCAAAAAGAGATAAAATTCTCAAATTTTGCAGTCACCCCATATCCAAATGAGCAAAATTTAAAAATTTATAGAGTCGTTTTTCATGAGGATTACAGCGCTCCTTCGCATAAATTTAGCGGTAAAAAAGAGCTTTACGTAAGGCTTGAAAGCGGCAAAGCAAAGATCATAACGGAGAGATAA
- the cmeU gene encoding CmeU family protein, giving the protein MQEKSEVVKSKIEAILKARSEFFAELDAQVPKIEGTDVFDFSKCEKGDLKAIYAKFYAYDYSVRKLLPDVYEAYGVKFNV; this is encoded by the coding sequence ATGCAAGAAAAAAGTGAAGTAGTAAAGTCTAAGATAGAGGCGATTTTAAAAGCAAGAAGCGAGTTTTTTGCCGAGCTTGACGCTCAGGTGCCAAAGATAGAGGGCACTGATGTGTTTGATTTTAGCAAGTGCGAAAAGGGCGATTTAAAAGCCATATATGCGAAATTTTATGCTTATGACTACAGCGTGCGCAAGCTTTTACCTGATGTTTATGAAGCTTATGGTGTGAAATTTAATGTCTGA
- a CDS encoding alanine racemase, with the protein MSEILLNRAAYLNNLSKICSKAGGKERVILVLKDNAYGHGAKFIAKEASKFGIKFTAVKDEREANELDGFFDQILILSHLPNGNESDRFIYAVNELSNLQAFKSGTKIHLAIDTLMHRNGIILDEIEAACRIAKQNSLKILGAYTHFRSADELNSDYFVQRENFKIAKEKILKYSGLNQDDLIFHSHNSAGLERFKELKNEYMRIGIAQYGYAQFDDSLNLERVMELWANRISRRELKKGQCVGYGAKFCADRNMVVATYDLGYADGLLRYDGEGELILPNGKKMLGKMSMDSFSCEDSGDKICVFEDAREFAKFFNTIEYDVLSKLSPNLKRRWV; encoded by the coding sequence ATGTCTGAAATTTTATTAAATCGCGCTGCGTATCTAAATAACCTTTCTAAAATTTGCTCCAAAGCTGGCGGCAAAGAGCGCGTTATACTCGTTCTTAAGGATAATGCCTACGGACACGGTGCAAAATTTATAGCAAAAGAGGCTAGTAAATTTGGGATCAAATTTACAGCGGTTAAAGATGAACGCGAAGCTAATGAGTTAGATGGTTTTTTTGATCAAATTCTAATACTTTCTCATTTGCCAAATGGAAACGAGAGCGATAGATTTATTTATGCGGTTAATGAGCTTTCGAATTTGCAAGCGTTTAAAAGTGGCACTAAAATTCATTTGGCTATAGATACTTTGATGCACAGAAATGGCATAATACTTGATGAAATCGAGGCTGCTTGCAGGATAGCTAAGCAAAATTCGCTTAAGATTTTAGGCGCATATACGCATTTTCGTTCTGCAGATGAGCTAAATAGTGATTATTTTGTGCAAAGAGAGAATTTTAAAATTGCAAAAGAAAAAATTCTAAAATATAGCGGACTAAATCAAGATGATCTGATTTTTCATTCGCATAATTCTGCCGGTCTTGAGAGGTTTAAAGAGCTTAAAAACGAGTATATGAGAATCGGAATAGCTCAATATGGGTATGCTCAGTTTGATGATAGTTTAAATCTTGAGAGAGTAATGGAGCTTTGGGCCAATAGAATTAGCAGAAGGGAGCTCAAAAAGGGTCAATGCGTAGGATATGGAGCTAAATTTTGCGCAGATCGGAATATGGTAGTGGCAACTTATGATTTAGGCTATGCGGACGGACTTTTAAGGTATGATGGAGAAGGAGAGCTAATCTTGCCAAATGGCAAAAAAATGCTTGGCAAGATGTCTATGGATAGCTTTAGCTGTGAAGACTCAGGAGATAAGATTTGTGTATTTGAGGATGCAAGAGAATTTGCCAAGTTTTTTAACACCATAGAGTATGATGTATTGTCCAAACTATCGCCAAATTTAAAAAGAAGATGGGTTTAG
- a CDS encoding response regulator transcription factor encodes MDIEHIKTKTYPMTALYVEDDDEVRVQTAKILKLFFNSVVECNNSYDGLKEFKKHSPDIVFTDINMSGINGLEMLETIKNINPATKSIIFSAYDDTAYFTKAIEIGVDGYILKPFLISDLLNVLEKIINSDDMKQKNLICLDNGFVWDSEGLNLLKDNRSIRLTKNEIELLKMLLSCKERVAASEDIENRLFNDDICDNKRIRNIISRFNKKVDYQLIENIYSQGYKIKCQY; translated from the coding sequence ATGGATATAGAACATATTAAAACTAAAACCTACCCTATGACAGCCTTGTATGTAGAGGATGACGATGAAGTTAGAGTCCAAACTGCTAAAATTTTAAAACTATTTTTTAATAGTGTAGTAGAGTGTAATAATAGCTATGATGGGCTAAAAGAGTTTAAAAAACATAGTCCTGATATAGTTTTTACCGATATAAATATGTCTGGTATAAACGGTCTTGAGATGCTTGAGACTATTAAAAATATCAATCCTGCTACAAAAAGCATCATATTTTCAGCGTATGACGATACTGCATATTTTACTAAGGCCATCGAAATAGGTGTGGATGGTTATATTTTAAAGCCTTTTTTGATATCAGATCTGCTAAATGTTTTAGAAAAGATAATTAATTCCGATGATATGAAACAAAAAAATTTAATTTGCTTAGACAACGGATTTGTATGGGATAGTGAGGGATTAAATTTGTTAAAAGATAATAGATCGATTAGACTTACCAAAAATGAAATTGAACTTCTTAAAATGCTTTTAAGCTGTAAAGAGAGGGTTGCAGCAAGCGAGGATATAGAAAATAGACTATTTAATGATGATATTTGCGATAATAAGCGTATAAGAAATATCATATCTCGCTTTAATAAAAAAGTGGATTATCAACTGATAGAGAATATATACTCTCAAGGATATAAGATAAAATGCCAATACTAG
- a CDS encoding PAS domain-containing sensor histidine kinase gives MPILDIEQNYERLDKIFFNSGVGIFIVDKNRNILECNETFCRIFGYEYNEIIGKSARVVHVSEKKYLHFAEIGFNKVRKNQALYLNYEFRHKSGKTIWLRISGDSITSKKEVLWIVVDITEQVLVEKKLKESKLKIKRLNKTLNCEVENQLRVIRQQDEQLQYQSRLVQMGEMLNMIAHQWRQPLSAISATTSFLSASLMLDSFKKDEFLGEIGKIEEYAKHLSNTIDDFRNFFKPTKAKETTTLEELSNMAINMVKAILYTHKIKIYTNYKCDKPIMTYKNEVAQVILNLIKNSQDALLERKIENPIIEITTCRDKDFFCLGIKDNAGGVNEEIIDKIFDLYFSTKNDKNGTGLGLYMSRIIIEDHCKGKLEVQNLKDGALFTIKLPK, from the coding sequence ATGCCAATACTAGACATAGAGCAAAATTATGAGAGATTGGATAAGATATTTTTTAATTCCGGGGTTGGAATTTTTATAGTAGATAAGAATAGGAATATCTTAGAGTGCAATGAGACGTTTTGTAGAATTTTTGGATATGAATATAACGAGATAATAGGTAAGTCTGCAAGAGTAGTGCATGTAAGCGAGAAAAAATATCTTCATTTTGCGGAAATCGGTTTTAATAAAGTTAGAAAAAATCAGGCCTTATATCTAAACTATGAATTCAGACATAAGAGCGGAAAGACAATATGGCTTAGAATTTCAGGAGACTCTATAACTAGCAAAAAAGAAGTTTTGTGGATAGTGGTTGATATTACGGAGCAAGTTTTGGTTGAGAAAAAACTAAAAGAGAGTAAATTAAAGATAAAGCGCCTTAATAAGACACTAAATTGCGAAGTTGAAAATCAACTAAGGGTCATTAGGCAGCAAGATGAACAGCTGCAGTATCAATCGAGGTTAGTTCAGATGGGAGAGATGCTAAATATGATAGCTCATCAATGGAGACAGCCACTATCTGCTATTTCCGCGACCACGTCTTTTTTATCCGCGAGTTTGATGCTTGATAGTTTTAAAAAAGATGAGTTTTTGGGCGAGATTGGAAAGATAGAGGAGTATGCCAAGCATCTATCAAATACTATCGATGATTTTAGAAATTTTTTTAAACCTACAAAAGCGAAAGAGACTACTACTCTAGAAGAGCTTTCAAACATGGCAATAAATATGGTAAAAGCTATTTTGTATACGCATAAAATTAAAATCTATACAAATTATAAGTGCGATAAACCGATAATGACGTATAAAAACGAAGTGGCGCAAGTTATTTTAAATCTTATTAAAAATTCTCAAGATGCGCTTCTGGAAAGAAAGATAGAAAACCCTATAATTGAGATTACAACATGCCGAGATAAAGATTTTTTTTGCCTTGGTATAAAGGATAATGCAGGAGGTGTGAACGAAGAGATAATAGATAAAATTTTTGATCTCTATTTTTCTACTAAAAACGATAAAAACGGCACCGGACTTGGTCTATATATGTCAAGAATTATTATAGAAGATCACTGCAAAGGAAAGCTTGAAGTGCAAAATTTAAAAGATGGAGCACTTTTTACAATAAAACTTCCTAAATAG
- a CDS encoding MBL fold metallo-hydrolase, with amino-acid sequence MTNEARRDFIKGGAAGIGLGALASMGIFSYSPARALFMPDEVRKMKDFGAIKSVEVTNISETSWFDNSALMGDIKGAGGLLVDQYLFNWPPFGNGKGLAKGSYKEGMEKIKHLLPDKVDEAWEVTKALSVNPDNAGGYAALIEIERLNGEKKKYLLDCGWSYKWMHECFKREGIDKMLSSGEIDTLILSHEHFDHFWGLPVVLKYKPDIKIIIHEGFYPEGRQYIKDSGHKGELVVFKKGRNEIEPGVCTFCYDCPIISRVFGEQSIFVNVKDKGLVSITGCCHQGIITFSDSAYKELKYDNDQMYGIYGGLHISPFDD; translated from the coding sequence ATGACAAATGAAGCTAGAAGAGATTTTATAAAAGGCGGTGCAGCAGGTATTGGGCTGGGAGCACTTGCGTCTATGGGTATATTTTCATACTCTCCGGCAAGAGCTCTTTTTATGCCTGACGAGGTAAGAAAGATGAAGGATTTCGGTGCGATAAAAAGTGTCGAAGTTACAAATATATCTGAAACAAGCTGGTTTGATAACTCCGCTTTGATGGGAGATATAAAGGGTGCCGGAGGGCTTTTAGTGGATCAATATCTTTTTAACTGGCCTCCTTTTGGTAATGGCAAAGGGCTTGCCAAAGGAAGCTATAAGGAGGGAATGGAAAAGATTAAGCATCTATTGCCTGATAAAGTAGATGAGGCTTGGGAGGTTACTAAAGCTCTATCTGTTAATCCTGATAATGCGGGCGGATATGCCGCATTGATTGAGATAGAGCGACTAAATGGCGAAAAGAAAAAATACCTGTTAGATTGTGGCTGGTCATATAAATGGATGCATGAATGTTTTAAAAGAGAGGGTATAGATAAGATGCTCTCATCCGGAGAAATTGATACTCTCATCCTCTCTCATGAGCATTTTGACCACTTCTGGGGGTTGCCTGTAGTATTGAAATACAAGCCTGATATTAAGATTATTATCCATGAAGGATTTTATCCAGAAGGCAGACAATATATCAAAGATTCAGGCCACAAGGGCGAACTTGTAGTGTTTAAAAAAGGAAGAAACGAGATAGAGCCCGGAGTTTGTACGTTTTGCTACGATTGTCCTATAATTAGCCGTGTTTTTGGCGAGCAGTCAATCTTCGTAAATGTCAAAGATAAAGGTCTTGTAAGTATTACCGGATGTTGTCATCAGGGCATTATTACATTTTCCGACTCTGCATACAAAGAGCTAAAATATGATAATGATCAAATGTATGGAATTTACGGCGGACTTCATATATCCCCGTTTGATGACTGA
- a CDS encoding CobW family GTP-binding protein, which produces METRLNSDSEMDLKDIFPIQFNYGFDDYRMLMRSILIKSLYDSQVKALSHYKGMHKSNYFNECWTMKFGFSEGVYGLILSEVKNSEAIFILYYFPSCSEYLLDNSSLFEAMVSSKEGYAEKIRNFSSYEELFNNFIIAKIYVKVESNGIFLSLKTKLKDRIYAKDGVCIDGKQIIKKGGIDKNFPSFKTSLAFVNFIHLAISGIYEPDFNSLKIYKKEGEAIHYSNSLKLNTKKDIFSSEICLNMLYGKSDKNYLFDESGFKILKNNSCMYKFLINLKKESKNLALSTQKDRANFFIITGFLGSGKTKFLQNFIEYETAQNRFTGVIQNEIGKIGLDGQLVDANYATIEIDEGCVCCSMAGQIKMAVAKLNEKKPDTILLETTGVANPFNLLSELNEIKDIVNLCSIVTVVDGANFLREYKKSKIVLEQVKAADVILLNKIDLITSGEKDKILQILTKNNRCAEIFETINSELNPNFLLYNQSQTSYIASLMIEGKIHATHLNEGIVSFKKDLREYIDKERFINYIKQLPENFLRIKGVISFENDKAQYVFQFVNSRFDITLFDREKRCDNFLVFIGRDVDEEFYFPQEFYKISYH; this is translated from the coding sequence ATGGAGACAAGGTTAAATTCGGATAGTGAAATGGACTTAAAGGATATATTCCCGATTCAATTTAATTATGGATTTGATGATTACAGGATGCTTATGAGAAGCATCCTGATAAAATCTTTATATGATAGTCAGGTTAAAGCATTAAGTCATTATAAAGGTATGCATAAAAGCAACTATTTTAACGAGTGCTGGACTATGAAATTTGGATTTTCGGAAGGAGTTTATGGGCTTATATTGTCAGAAGTAAAAAATAGCGAAGCAATATTTATACTTTACTATTTTCCTTCCTGTTCGGAATATCTTTTAGACAACAGCTCTCTTTTTGAGGCCATGGTTTCCTCAAAAGAGGGTTACGCAGAGAAAATTAGAAATTTTTCTTCTTATGAAGAGCTTTTTAATAATTTTATTATCGCTAAAATTTATGTTAAAGTTGAAAGTAATGGGATATTCTTATCTTTAAAAACTAAATTAAAAGATAGAATATATGCAAAAGATGGAGTTTGTATAGATGGCAAACAAATTATAAAAAAGGGTGGCATAGATAAAAATTTCCCGTCCTTTAAGACCTCTCTTGCTTTTGTAAATTTTATTCACTTAGCTATATCCGGGATATATGAGCCCGATTTTAATTCGCTTAAGATATATAAAAAAGAAGGGGAGGCTATACACTATAGCAACTCTTTAAAATTAAATACTAAAAAAGATATATTTTCTAGTGAAATTTGCTTAAATATGCTTTACGGAAAGTCTGATAAAAACTATCTTTTTGATGAGAGCGGATTTAAAATTTTAAAAAATAACTCTTGTATGTATAAATTTTTAATAAATTTAAAAAAAGAGAGCAAAAATTTGGCGCTATCGACTCAAAAAGATAGGGCGAATTTTTTTATAATTACCGGTTTTCTTGGCTCTGGAAAGACTAAATTTCTTCAAAATTTCATAGAATATGAAACGGCTCAGAATAGATTTACCGGGGTTATTCAAAACGAAATTGGCAAAATAGGGCTTGACGGACAACTAGTTGATGCCAATTATGCGACCATTGAGATAGATGAAGGATGCGTGTGCTGCTCTATGGCGGGACAGATAAAAATGGCCGTAGCTAAACTAAATGAAAAAAAGCCCGACACTATACTACTTGAAACAACCGGAGTAGCCAATCCTTTTAACCTGTTAAGCGAGTTAAACGAGATAAAAGATATTGTAAATTTATGCTCTATCGTTACAGTAGTGGACGGAGCTAATTTTTTAAGAGAGTATAAAAAGTCAAAGATCGTTTTGGAACAGGTTAAAGCTGCTGATGTAATTTTATTAAATAAGATAGATCTTATAACTTCTGGCGAAAAAGATAAAATTTTGCAAATTTTAACTAAAAACAATAGATGTGCAGAGATTTTTGAAACTATAAATTCTGAATTAAATCCCAATTTTCTGCTCTACAACCAAAGTCAAACATCATATATAGCCTCTTTGATGATTGAAGGTAAAATACACGCCACTCATTTAAATGAGGGCATAGTTTCTTTTAAAAAAGATTTAAGAGAGTATATAGATAAAGAAAGATTTATAAATTATATTAAACAGCTTCCGGAAAATTTTTTAAGAATAAAGGGTGTGATTTCTTTTGAGAATGATAAAGCTCAATATGTATTTCAGTTTGTAAATAGTAGATTTGATATAACGCTTTTTGACAGGGAGAAGAGATGTGATAATTTTTTAGTATTTATCGGTAGGGATGTTGACGAAGAATTTTATTTTCCACAAGAATTTTATAAAATTTCTTACCATTAG
- the htpX gene encoding zinc metalloprotease HtpX, translating into MEIFKTVFLMTGLMLLFVTVGGMIGGQEGMIMAFLIALGMNFFSYFFSDKLVLRHYKAIEVHENDAKGLFEIVSRLTKKANLPMPKVYIIPEQVPNAFATGRNPKNAAVAVTEGLLNLLNKDEIEGVLAHELCHVRHYDILTGSIAAVIAGAIAILANFAQFGALSGNNSNQSRSNGILMLLLAVIMPIAATVIQMAISREREYKADKGAALLTGRPEWLASALRKLDNYAKNYTMRNADPQSAHMFIINPFGSVKNTINTLFRTHPRTEDRIARLEELKRII; encoded by the coding sequence ATGGAAATTTTTAAAACAGTATTTTTAATGACAGGGCTGATGTTGCTTTTTGTAACCGTAGGCGGAATGATTGGCGGTCAAGAAGGTATGATAATGGCCTTTTTAATCGCGCTTGGGATGAATTTTTTCTCATATTTTTTTAGTGATAAGCTCGTATTAAGGCACTATAAAGCAATTGAAGTTCATGAAAACGATGCAAAAGGGCTTTTTGAAATAGTTAGTCGCCTAACTAAAAAAGCCAATCTACCAATGCCAAAGGTTTATATAATACCAGAGCAGGTTCCAAACGCCTTTGCAACAGGTAGAAATCCTAAAAATGCCGCTGTTGCGGTAACAGAAGGGCTTTTAAATCTACTAAACAAAGACGAAATAGAAGGAGTCCTTGCTCACGAACTTTGTCATGTTAGGCATTATGATATACTGACAGGCTCAATAGCCGCAGTGATTGCGGGGGCTATAGCTATACTTGCAAATTTTGCCCAATTTGGTGCCCTTAGCGGAAACAATAGCAACCAAAGTCGCTCAAATGGAATTTTGATGCTACTATTAGCTGTAATTATGCCAATAGCTGCCACAGTGATACAAATGGCTATATCAAGAGAGAGGGAATACAAGGCAGATAAAGGCGCGGCACTACTTACAGGGCGTCCGGAGTGGCTGGCAAGTGCACTAAGAAAGCTTGATAACTACGCAAAAAACTATACTATGAGAAATGCGGATCCTCAAAGCGCTCATATGTTTATAATAAATCCATTTGGAAGCGTAAAAAATACAATTAATACACTATTTCGCACACATCCAAGAACAGAGGATCGCATAGCTAGGCTTGAAGAGCTAAAAAGAATAATTTAG
- a CDS encoding PP0621 family protein, translated as MAKFLVFIVVLIVIYIVFFKSRKKHTKSKDVKEIENFVECSKCGTFVEVKEAILSSTKYICKDCVRNPK; from the coding sequence GTGGCTAAATTTTTAGTTTTTATAGTAGTTTTAATTGTAATTTATATAGTTTTTTTCAAAAGTAGAAAAAAGCATACAAAAAGCAAAGATGTAAAAGAGATAGAAAACTTCGTAGAGTGTAGTAAGTGCGGCACTTTTGTAGAGGTTAAAGAGGCGATTTTAAGCAGTACAAAATATATATGCAAAGATTGCGTAAGGAATCCCAAATGA